Genomic segment of uncultured Desulfobacter sp.:
CAAGGGCGGCAATGAAAGAACCGTACCACTCATTCACCAGGCCAAAAAATACATGGGAAGGCCACAAAAAAAAGGCCCTATTTTTTGGCAAGCCCATCCGGACACATATACCCACTATTTTAAAAAATATGCTGTTAAATGTGGAGTCCATAACGTAAGCTTTCACAAAATGCGGCATACGGCAGCAACTGAAATGTTAGAGGCTGGTGTACCCATGCACGTTGTGCAAAGCATACTTGGACATACTGATATTGCAACAACCCAAATTTATGCCCAGGTCATGGAAAAATATATGGCAAAAGAGATGGAGAAGTATGGAACATATTTGGATCAAAAATGATAATTTGCGCACAAATTTGCGCACAAACGGTATGAAACCCGCATGGTTATTGGCTTTAACCAATACCTCTTAATCAGTAGGTCCTCCGTTCGATCCGGAGATGGCCCACCATTGAATTTAATGGTCCGTAAGCTTTTTAAGCTTACGGGCCTTTTTGCTGGACTAAAGCAAACCTGCGTAACCCAATCAACTCTGCACCCCAATTTGCACCAAAAAAATTAAGCAAAGATAGTTTGATATCTCAATCTTTGGCCCATGACTTTGCCCGGTCCACAGCTTTTTTCCAGCCTCGCAGGCATTCATCCACCTTTTCCTGGCTTTGGTTCAAATGAAAGCAACGGTCTTGTTGCCAGAAAGATTTAATCTGGTCCATGTCCGCCCATAGGCCGACAGCAAGGCCGGCAAGGTAAGCCGCCCCCATGGCGGTGGTTTCCACATGCTTAGGGCGGCATAAGGAGACGCCCAGGATGTCGGCCTGGAACTGGCATAGATAATTGTTCGCACTGGCCCCGCCGTCCACTTTAACGGTTTTTAATTTAATACCCGAATCCTTAACCATGGCACCAATCAAATCATTAGCCTGGTAGGCAAGGGATTGAATCCCGGCCCGGATAATATGATTTTTTGTTGTTCCCCGGGTAATGCCCAACATAGCGCCCCTGGCATAGGGATCCCAATAGGGGGCGCCTAAGCCCACAAAGGCCGGAACAATGTAAAGCCCTTCGGATGAGTGAACGGCTGTGGCCATCTCTTCGGTTTGGGCCACATCGCTGAAAAAATTCAGGTCGTCCCGCATCCACTGCAGCAGTGCACCGGCAATAAATACCGAACCTTCCAGGGCATAGGTGACGTCATCGCCGATCTGCCAAGCGATGGTTGTGAGCAGTCCCGAGGGCGATGTAATGGCTTGACCCCCGGTATTCATCAGCATAAAGCAGCCGGTCCCGTATGTGATTTTTGTCATGCCTTTTTCAAAAGCGGCCTGTCCGAACAGCGCGGCCTG
This window contains:
- the glpK gene encoding glycerol kinase GlpK; translated protein: MPQFIMALDQGTTSSRTILYNETGEAVAVASEAFSCQYPKDGWVEQDAEDIWRSQKNTMDAVLKQAKLNLGDVAAIGIANQRETIIAWNKETGTPVGKAIVWQCRRTAEYCDQLKAEGFDKVIKEKTGLVTDAYFSGSKIRWILRQSIEARELCNKGKLKVGTVDAWLIWKLTAGAVHATDVSNASRTMLFNIHNLKYDPVLMEKLEIPEEILPKVKASCCIFGKTDKKLFGHEIPIAGVAGDQQAALFGQAAFEKGMTKITYGTGCFMLMNTGGQAITSPSGLLTTIAWQIGDDVTYALEGSVFIAGALLQWMRDDLNFFSDVAQTEEMATAVHSSEGLYIVPAFVGLGAPYWDPYARGAMLGITRGTTKNHIIRAGIQSLAYQANDLIGAMVKDSGIKLKTVKVDGGASANNYLCQFQADILGVSLCRPKHVETTAMGAAYLAGLAVGLWADMDQIKSFWQQDRCFHLNQSQEKVDECLRGWKKAVDRAKSWAKD